The region TGGCAACTCTTTGGAAAATCTGTTTATTTCAGAGCGTGCCACTCCAAGCCTGGACCCCCAAGCAACTTGCATCCGAACCGGCTTTGCAGGTACAGTTTTGACGTGTGTTCACGTGTTGTTTTATAATTTCATCCCGTGTGTGGATACCATGTGCTGTGCCTTCAAGGCTGAATTAGTGTGTTTATTAGTGTAGGTAATagcatgttttgttttggatttGGTATGAAGGCTATGAGTGACCGATCGAAATTTGTTCACAAAGCAATCGTGTTTCAGTCTGGCATTATGCATCACACAAGTTCGATTAATGCGTGCTATGAAAGTTTCGTTCTAAATTTCACCCACCTGAATTGTCTGAATTGTATTGAAATGATAAGGTCTTCTCTGCTGATATCCCAgagagaaaattaattaagCAAGCAATcgatttgttttatttattttttcctcgaAAACCGCATGTTTGATTAAACTGGAAATGAGTTACCGATCGAAATTTGTTCACAAAGCAATCGTGTTTCAGTCTGGCATTATGCATCACACAAGTTCGATTAATGCGTGCTATGAAAGTTTCGTTCTAAATTTCACCcatctttttttcgttttgccTTTAGCTTATACCTCATTGGACAAATGCTGTGGGTTTGCAGACTGTTCAACCTATAATTCCAGAAAGTTTACAAGGAATGGAAAATCCCAGGTAGGTTTTGAGACATGGTTCTTACAGGGAAACACTTGGTCTGAACTTCATTCCTCGCTTCTTGCGAAAGGTTTCTGGGCCGAGGGTCCTTAACGTCCCGCAGTCAATCATTGAAGAGTTTAAGCGAGTTCGGGCGCTTACCACTTGTCAGACTGACTGGCCGGCCTGGTTGAGACGTTTCGCAAATGGTTATTTAcaagccgaggagttgaaccagagaCTACCTGGCTCAAACCCAGCaagtggtcagagcgggacttgaactcgaGATGACCAGATTTCAAGCCCAGTGCCCTAGCTACTCGGTCACCGAGGCAGTTCTGACAAAAGGTAGGCGTCTTTGTCAACGAGGTCTTCaagaatttcttgttttaaaaagcTTCGGTTTCTTTGAGCAAGGGATTTAAAACGGGTTCACCCAGTAACATTTCGACgcttaattttaatttgattgtattgttgttgttttttgtttagtcGTCCAATGAATCCACCTCCCGTCGGAGCATGGAGAGGATCCGATGATAATGGTTACATTTCGGCAGAACCTAGTCCCGGCGCATTTCACATGGTAAGGCGAGCTAACAAGCAGCTGGAGTTGATGCAAAGTATTGCGGGGTCTAAATCAATGGCATACCATTGGGCTCACGACATATTGAATTTAAAATCCACGAGTGcactttgttgcattttatttttcgattAAACCACCACTTGTTGTTTCTTGTAACTGTTTTGACCATCGTTAATAATCGCTTCCCCTATGAACCTAGACAGGTTATCAAAATTGTAACTGCAATGTCAGAAGTTTATGACTAGAAATCTCGATGATCAATAGAACGGGACCAATCAGCTTATGatattttttatgaaacaGATATCGGTTGGGCTAAAAGTAAATTATAACCACTGAAGTGGTTGTGCGTTGAGCTCGAGCAAACCCAAATGCGGCTCTCTTGGCTGTGAATGAAGGGTTTTCGTTCTTAAGAAGCTACGCTGTCGTGTCGGCGTGGAGTTGAAAGACGActatttgatatcaaacagtCTGATAAAGGTCAattttccaccgtgaagagattaTGAAGCTCATGTTTCCAGCATCAGCCCTTCTTCTGAGCAAATGATGCGTACCATTAAGAGGCGCTGTGGTCATTTTgcccaatctgattggtcagtgTTTGGCGAGATCAGCGTTGTCAATTTAGGATATACCATAAACGGTTGCGCCGCTGCCAAAAGATAGAAATCGCGACTTCCGAGTTCTGTGTTTCTAGGTCTGTAATTCAGTTTCTCTTGATACAGTGCACAGAAGAcacaaaaaacatgaaaatgttCCAATTTTTGTATTAATATTTGGTCCTTTCATGTGTTCCTTTATAATAGGAAAGTGACGGATTTGAAAGGGCGCGCGAGGTAAGATCTTTCAGCTGTTTGATAATTATTTGATCGTTGTTAACATTTAAATCTCACAATAGGGAGAGGCTCCAGTTTCGAAGAAACCCTATTACGCAGGATCTTCTATGATCTCAAACTCGCCAGGAAAGAAGGGTTTTCGTTAAATAGCAGGCCTTGAATTGGCGTCAGAATTTTTGTTCATGACAACCTTGGGAATGGATTATGTCTAATGCAAGAACAATAAAGAGAATTTGATGTAAACTTCACAACAGCAAGTGTCGGGTGAACGTTGCTCTTCATATGAGATCACGAATTCAGAGAGTCTTAACAGAAGAAACATCATGTGTTTGTTTAGTGCaagtaaatttattttccagGTATGATCAACCGCGCTTAGTGAGTAATTTTTTACTAGTACGCTGGAAGGAGTGCGGTGACTCGAATTGGCTAATTCTTTTGCTACGAGGAAGGGCTATCACCCGAAACGACAGCTTTGTTATCATCtaacggtggtaatttcatcCTTATCAACTTTGATACcaagttttcttgtttcactttGCCACAGAGGTGGCCgcacagtttcttttgaaactaaactGCTAATCCAGCTGTTAAGTGACGAGGGATTAAGGTGTCCAAAGCACGCAAGTTAGCCTGCGCGCACTGGGATAAGGAACTTAAATTGGGTTCCAAACACACTTTGCTAAAGGTTTAGTTCGTCCGGTAATGTGAAAGGAAGATCACTGCCCTTACCCGTTCGTTTTCATTGTCATTCCAACAGGCACGTCATTTAATTAGCCAAGAGTGGTCCCGTCCCGCCGGTTCAGTGCTATTCTCAGTCATGCCAGTCATGCAACAGCCTGTAGCGCCACCGCCAGTCTGGAGCGGTCCTCACATTCCTACTGGTCTGTTACCTTGGCAACTCTCAGGCAGTGCTTTTCAGAACGCGCAAAGTGCGCACGTGCCGATGGGTTTGTCTGGTGGCCACCGCTCTTTGCGGCGAACAGTGTCCTCCCCTGGAAGACGGAGGTACAGGGACAGGACATTTTTACAAGGGGAGTACCAACCTTCGAGTCCCCTGGGATTCATTCGCCCGAACGGGGAACCAGCAAGCGTCGTGGCGAAACAGACGTCATCTCCCATCGAGATCTCCGACTCGCCCTCCTCTCGCAGTGTCATAACGGTGTCTAGCTCGAGCGATGAAATGGAACCGAGTTCCCTGGACACGAGCAGAACAGGCCGCAACTCGCACGGGCTCGAAGACGAGGTCGAAGAGGATGAAAGAGATGAAGACGGTGATCCAGAgccttgtgacgtcacagagCACGACGAACACCTTGATGTGTTCGGTGATGACGAAGATGAAGGGGAAGAAGACGATTGCATTGTAacgtcatcattttcaattgGAAGCGCGAGCCCCGGATTGAGCGAATCAATGGAACACGCCCACGGTGATGGTTCCCTGACCCGCGGGATTTCTACTGACCAAATGGTTTCATCAAGCACCTACGGGAACCCAGGAGAGGTCTCGATCTCAAGTGACCACGCGGGTGGTTTTAATGCGGGTAGAAAAGAGAGAGCGATGATTTATTGCTCGGACACTGAGAGTGCCGATGAGAAAGGGGAAATGGTAGATAGTGCTAGAGACACGTATGGTCATAACACAATACAGCCAAACCCAAGTGCTTTTGGTGCAGCCCTTCCCCACAGCCGTTACAATGTTGagcaactgcaaaacaatCGCTTTGGTGCGCATCCTTTTGAACCCGCACTTTCGCACCACAGCCCTACCAAAGTGTCTCGTCCAAGTTCTCTGGGTGTCATTCCTCAGTATGGTCAACCTGTCGGCCCAACGTACATCTCACCTACTCTTTCGTATCCCACCTCACAGGCGCTTCTGCTGTCCGGAAACGAAGCTCACTGCTGCGCTGGAAACGAGTCTTTGCCTGATGGTAACCCCTTGGTAATCCTCCCAGCAACGCCCGCGCAGCTTGTATCCCAACCGCTGTACTCTGGCGTGGCGAGAATTTCTACTTCAGCTCCGGTGTCCAATCACTTGCCGTACTCCTTTGTGTCGTCATCAGCAGGTGGAGGACCGTCGTATATGAACCCAGTCCTCCCTCAGAGGCAGGTGCTTTCTCGTGGAAGCTGTCCGGCTCCCGGGCAACCAGGCCTTGCCATTGCAAGTGTGGGTTACCAAGCTCCTGCATTCGTAAATCAGCGTTTCCAAGGTGGTGTGAAGTCTTTTAATGTGGTTCCCGGTACCGCTTACAATGGTTACGGACGTTTTATATTGAACTCAAGTCCGACCAAGCAGCGGTTATTTTATCCTTAGATCTCGAtaagtgtttttgtttcatatcCAGTTTTTagcacaaaatgaaaatattgatGATGAGGAGCCTGCCTTATCTTTTGAGACAATTTGCGTGACAGCTTTCTGAGGTTGAAGCAGAGCATTGTGGTTAAGGGGCATCCAGTTTTATTATCCCAGCAAGTTAGAAAGAATGGCGAGAGAGTTCAGGCAATAAGCAAAAGGTGTTTGCTAATGAGTGGAACTTAACGCTGTTGCCTTTTTAAACCGAGTGAAGTTAATGGTAAAAAATAATGGTAATTAGTAATATATAAACAAATGGATTGTGGGGTTGTGAACTTAAAATTGTatattgatattttaaaacagAATGTTTAGCTGTTGACATATTTATATTGTGAACAAACGAATTTGATCTAAATCAATCTTATCGAAGACCTCCAAATTGCGCTTTAGAAGTGGAGGTGGCTCAACTTTTAAtcttttgaatttgaagaaaaatatgaaatcgTGTTACTGCTTGGGCATGCTCCATTCCACATCACATTCTTAGTGGTATTTAAAAAATCCAAAAGCTTAACTGCCTGCGTAATTTTATTCTATGactaaaagaaattgtgaCTACGTCTGATAATGAAATTATTGTAACTAATTTCGTGAGTTAGATTGTCATCTTTCGAAATTTCAAATGTCTCTTCCAGAGAACAACTTGACAAGAAACGAAATAGAGGAATTTTGGGGTTAACTGGACAAGATAATTTGACCATTTTTAGATTTATTGGAGTTTTTTAGCTAAAGTGCATAGCTTGGGTTGCTTGCCTTGTGTATTATTAACCTTTTTTTCTGATTGTTACTTGTGATCAATCAATAACCTCTTTGATGAGCTCTAATTGGTCTGTTTCATTAGGTCTTTTCATGTCAAAAGGTAATCAGTAATTATCACACGACTTATTTTTGGGCCGATTTTCCCCATGAACACCTACTCAATATGTTAAGCAACTCcggaaacatttttagcttacgTGGCATAAGTTTtcggaaagaaaaacaaagtgtGAAAGTGTTAAAATGGAAAGTGTAAACTGTGATTATGAATGCGGAGATTTTATctaattatattatttataaCCTGTTTACAGGATAGTAACACAATTACGAAACTTTAAGACTTAGGAAGGCAAATATGGTGTAATAAGTCGCAATGATAGGAGAGCGCTTGCTCTTTTTTGCCTATGCTCAAGCCTTGTGTTGGAGTCATTAAAGTTATGAATTGTGTGGAAAAGAATCTCTGagtataaaaatgtttttttatgcAAGAATAGGGAGGGAGTCTTGAGAGTAAATCGAAGTTTTAAAGAAACATTAATAGTCGTTGTATATAGAGAATGTCGATTGGTTTTGAAGCTTGGTAAATGTAGCTTGAATGACAcaattaaacatttttattggtGGGAGTTGACTTGTCTGAATTCTCTTCTTCTGTGCGTGTTGAGTGAAGTCGTTGTCTCTCATTTTAAATAGGGAGTTTGAGCTTTTGACGCCCgtaacgtcaacgacaacgccccaaatcaatgatttgaatgaagaaaaataatcgtgctgcacgtgcggcacgctttttggtgcaatgttttgacgtagtctgccaaacgacgacgtgcaattttcatattttaggTTCTGACGTCAACGCGAggtcgcagcagtaaatccttaagtctttgcctttacatgaaaaccgttcgtgccaagcaagcgaaagtgcacttcgcctattttgtacaacgtgatcaacacggaataatcgcaagatacttaacttaacgcaaagttcagttttagtatgacgttttcgttgcagttgccgtcgtaagcatgcaacgtttttgagccacggacggcaaccggaagtgaacattttgcaggccaagacattggtctctcccagattttcaaagtaatcgtCTTTACTAGCGCaaagagacttaaaaatataaatgtggtagtgtgaagacaagtcaaataggaaaacagtacacttccggtgtccgtccgtggctcgaaaacgttgcatgcttaagctccctaaacTCCCTAATGGCTGATGATGTTTCGCTAAATAGCTTTCGTACCTCAATTGTGGAGCATCCGAGTCAGTGTTCGGAAGTCATGTGCGGCTTTTCGTCGGAGCGCTCGGAGTATTTACCATTGTACATACACGAGATGTCATATCTATACATTTTTTACGTTGCCGTGGCAGAGAGAAAGTGTCAGTTGAGAACAATAGATTAATTTCTTTTGGTCAACCTTCTGAAGAACAGCTGCAATCAAATgtaaacaattgaaaaaaaatacactaCGCGATTAACAGAATTATTGCTCTCGCCTTCTTCTGTTACCAAGACAAAACGCCGCAAGGTAACAAACAGTTCATGTGAGTCCAATCTGATTTCCTGAGGGACGTTTAAAATTGGGGGTCACCATTCTAAAGGTGACATTTAACTCAAGTTTGCTTCACGTTACGTATTGGAGGGCTTCACTCTATGCTTTTTAATTAAGGTATACGTATATTTTGTTATATGTACATTACGTAGCCTTTGCTAGAATCAATTGGACTTATTACCGAccgtttttgctttttgaaatGCCTTGGTTACTTGTCAGCCAACTCACAAAACTTGttagaattatttttgttcaaacGGCACATACTTCCATTCACCGATAGCTGGCGGTTGAAACGTAGGCCTGCATCACCGTCCGTTCATTGAATTAATCTTTCTGCGCTgatagtttattttatttttatcgaTAATATTGAAAATTGGAGCTTGAAAACGAGTGATCTTTTCGTAATTGAATacagaattgcttgaaaatgaaCGTTCTCTGTCGTGGCATAAAATACACAGCACAACTGAAAATTTGACCCGACCGAGTATTTTTCTATGCACTGccatcttttttatttcaaaaaacaaaaatgtcagaTTCCTTATTGATTGTCCCCGCAGTATAATTCGAATTACGAGACTGATATGGCGATGCTCTCCAAGTTATCGTTCATTTGGGTCGTTTACGTAAGCTGAGAGCCCTAAACATTAGAACGACGCGAAAggcatttttcttgaattttaatGATATAACTTTCAACTTAAACAAAGTAACTGTGTTATTTTACCATATATTTCCTAATAACCTTGTGTATTTCTGTTGGTCACTGGAggcaacaaaatttttgtttgactgAATATTAGGCGCAGTTGTGTTTCGATCAAATTGAAACAGTGAATAATCACGGGGCCTCTGAAATGACAACAAGAATTTATGCGCCGATCaactcgaaacttcaacatcccctCCCAGGCAAAGCCCGGGcttttgaagattggatcGTTCAAATTTGCGCATCCACGGGCCAAAATGGTACGATCCCCCACAAGGGACACGCGGCAGACAAAAATGATGCGCCTTAAACAAAAAACGATCGCTGCAAACTAGACACATGACGTACCTTTCTATCCCCATCGACGATTTCGGATATCTTAATGGAAGTAGGTCAGCGACATTTTCCAGTTTGTTCTCAAAAGGCCAGTTGACTCACCTACCCTTACATGAATTATCTCGAGATACTTACCCACCACTACGCGTAAACTAGAAAAGAATTCGAAGAATTTTCAATCTCTTTTGCGTCAAGTAAGGCATTATATTGTGTCCGACCCTTTGGGTTATCGACCTCTGACGCCAGAATGTTTATCAGGACATATTATGTTACTTACTTGGGGTATCATGCCCGATTCTGATTCTAACAGTTCTCAGTCCTTCGAACTTCGCACTAAAGAtggaacaaacaaaaaggcgAAAGctcaaacaaaaaagcaaaaaccgtcaagaaaaaaaaaggagcttCTGAATGCTGCCATAAAGGATCAAATGCGAGCTCGAATTTGAAAATAGGAATTCAAATTTCTCATCGTGAAACTACAATGTCGCATAATAAAACCGTAAGGTAGAATCGCGGATATAAAAGATTAAATGCGAactcaaatttgaaaagaaaatatcgaATTTTGGCGGGGATACAACGCCATTCCGCTGTGTGcatgtgtttcttttttattgcagCGGACATCAGCATTTAGCAGctcctctttttttctttccaattcttgcttttttgtttgcaatgttCGTGTTTTGTTTGCAGGGATCGTTTTCTGTTTGCAGCgcatcttttctttttttttgcagcatGTTCATTGTGGGCCATCATAAAATGGTGTTCAAATGCCCTACCCTATCgcgggttttttttgtcaaatgcCTCTCCCAAAGGACAATCATCATTTTCCCAGGGGGGGTGGGGTAGGACGTTTGGCTGTTTGCTTCTGTGTTTTCCGTCTTCGTGGGTGTCACAACAATGATTAGCCTCAACTGTGATTTAGGTTACATTTTCACAACTGTACATCTTGATGT is a window of Acropora palmata chromosome 11, jaAcrPala1.3, whole genome shotgun sequence DNA encoding:
- the LOC141858877 gene encoding uncharacterized protein LOC141858877, with product MAQAELITHSSSAFTSFHKPNGTIYPTCFSVSKIHIDGSANALRNLTQNLVSTYKRCGLKIPETSAKKSRQTSETAGNSNNEGDYKVVPHEELCSATSRYEVLEFLGRGTFGQVVKCWKKGTNELCAIKILKDHPSYARQGQIEISILAKLSAENSEAFNFVRAIECFQHKNHTCLVFEMLQQNLYDYLKQSKFSPLPLRHIRPIVQQVLVALSKLKSLGLIHADLKPENIMLVDPEKQPFRVKVIDFGSATQVSKAVCSSYLQSRYYRAPEVILGLPFNEAIDTWSLGCVIAELFLGWPLYPGSSEYDQIRYISQTQGLPSDHLLTNGSKSSKFFKKAVSTTTRLLEWKLKTASEHERETKIKSQEARKYILNCLDEIAQVNMPGSLVGNERLAEKIDRCEFTDLLKQTLVIDPSNRITPDEALRHPFITLARLVDFAHCNTFNLAVKSMQVCRYNRGASEQGSLHLAGSLFSLPRASSSSYFHLPLGRSETLGRQEFISQAAAEHFTPHTGLPMAPLQTVPNMQATPSSEFLGAHYIPQQAVLCQTDNSSPQKHLFAPQASSQQHGGPVVVSMAIPQATLSLSASSGLYAKSVPLQAWTPKQLASEPALQLIPHWTNAVGLQTVQPIIPESLQGMENPSRPMNPPPVGAWRGSDDNGYISAEPSPGAFHMESDGFERAREARHLISQEWSRPAGSVLFSVMPVMQQPVAPPPVWSGPHIPTGLLPWQLSGSAFQNAQSAHVPMGLSGGHRSLRRTVSSPGRRRYRDRTFLQGEYQPSSPLGFIRPNGEPASVVAKQTSSPIEISDSPSSRSVITVSSSSDEMEPSSLDTSRTGRNSHGLEDEVEEDERDEDGDPEPCDVTEHDEHLDVFGDDEDEGEEDDCIVTSSFSIGSASPGLSESMEHAHGDGSLTRGISTDQMVSSSTYGNPGEVSISSDHAGGFNAGRKERAMIYCSDTESADEKGEMVDSARDTYGHNTIQPNPSAFGAALPHSRYNVEQLQNNRFGAHPFEPALSHHSPTKVSRPSSLGVIPQYGQPVGPTYISPTLSYPTSQALLLSGNEAHCCAGNESLPDGNPLVILPATPAQLVSQPLYSGVARISTSAPVSNHLPYSFVSSSAGGGPSYMNPVLPQRQVLSRGSCPAPGQPGLAIASVGYQAPAFVNQRFQGGVKSFNVVPGTAYNGYGRFILNSSPTKQRLFYP